A region from the Oncorhynchus keta strain PuntledgeMale-10-30-2019 chromosome 5, Oket_V2, whole genome shotgun sequence genome encodes:
- the LOC127929982 gene encoding MIEF1 upstream open reading frame protein-like — MGGWSRSAVLELYRALLRAGCHLQYTDRNYYRRAVAGEFRRCQALTVPSDKEAALKRGQFFLSSRLGGLM, encoded by the coding sequence ATGGGCGGCTGGTCTCGTAGTGCGGTGCTGGAGCTGTACCGAGCACTGCTCCGTGCAGGGTGCCACCTTCAGTACACAGACCGCAACTACTACCGGCGCGCCGTGGCCGGCGAGTTCCGCCGCTGCCAGGCTCTGACCGTGCCGAGTGACAAGGAGGCCGCACTGAAGAGGGGCCAGTTCTTCCTCAGCAGTAGACTGGGGGGGCTGATGTAG
- the LOC118384373 gene encoding cathepsin D-like — MMSYQRQNMKCLKILSITVALLIAHSAAIIRIPLHKTRSMRRLMNDNGMSFEQLQDMAKTVGGAGADTPTPLPATTQSPKVPVERLTNFMDAQYYGVISIGTPPQDFTVLFDTGSSNLWVPSIHCSFLDVACWLHHRYNSKKSSTYVQNGTKFSIQYGRGSLSGFISGDTVSLAGMQVTGQQFGEAVKQPGITFAVARFDGVLGMGYPTISVDKITPVFDTAMAAKLLPQNIFSFYISREPFAAVGGELMLGGTDPLYYTGDLHYVNVTRKAYWQIEMSSVEVGNQLTLCKAGCQAIVDTGTSLITGPAEEVRALQKAIGALPLLMGEYWIDCKKVSSLPVITFNLGGKMFNLTGDDYIIMGSQMGQKICLSGFMAMNIPPPAGPLWILGDVFIGRYYSVFDRDADRVGFAPAK, encoded by the exons ATGATGAGTTATCAAAGACAGAATATGAAGTGTCTTAAAATATTGTCTATAACCGTCGCGCTGTTGATAGCGCACAGCGCTGCTATTATAAG AATTCCCCTCCACAAGACGCGCAGTATGCGCCGCCTAATGAACGACAATGGGATGAGTTTTGAACAACTCCAGGACATGGCCAAGACCGTTGGTGGTGCAGGAGCTGACACACCAACACCCTTACCAGCAACCACTCAGAGCCCGAAAGTGCCAGTTGAGAGACTCACTAACTTCATGGAT GCTCAGTACTATGGGGTGATCAGCATAGGCACACCACCCCAGGACTTTACTGTGCTGTTTGACACCGGCTCCTCCAACCTGTGGGTGCCCTCCATTCACTGCTCCTTCTTGGATGTTGCATGCT GGCTCCACCATCGTTATAACTCCAAGAAGTCGAGCACGTACGTTCAGAATGGCACCAAATTCTCCATCCAGTATGGCAGAGGCAGCTTGTCTGGGTTCATCAGTGGGGACACTGTCTCT TTGGCTGGCATGCAGGTCACTGGTCAACAGTTTGGTGAGGCCGTGAAGCAACCTGGCATCACGTTTGCAGTGGCACGCTTTGACGGGGTGCTGGGCATGGGCTACCCTACCATATCTGTCGACAAGATAACCCCTGTGTTTGACACCGCCATGGCTGCCAAGCTGTTGCCTCAGAACATATTTTccttctatattagcag GGAGCCATTTGCTGCTGTAGGAGGAGAGCTGATGCTGGGAGGCACGGACCCACTGTACTACACTGGAGACCTGCACTATGTCAATGTCACACGCAAGGCCTATTGGCAGATTGAGATGAGCAG TGTGGAAGTGGGAAACCAGCTGACGTTGTGCAAGGCCGGTTGCCAGGCGATTGTTGATACGGGAACGTCCCTCATCACCGGGCCTGCGGAGGAGGTCCGGGCGCTGCAAAAAGCCATCGGAGCCTTGCCTCTACTGATGGGAGAG TATTGGATTGACTGCAAGAAGGTTTCCTCTCTCCCCGTCATCACATTCAACCTGGGAGGGAAGATGTTTAACTTGACTGGAGACGACTATATTATAATG GGGTCCCAGATGGGTCAGAAAATCTGTCTGTCAGGCTTCATGGCCATGAACATCCCCCCTCCGGCTGGACCGTTGTGGATCCTGGGAGATGTGTTCATTGGACGCTACTACAGCGTGTTTGATAGAGATGCAGACCGCGTGGGGTTCGCCCCTGCCAAGTAG
- the LOC118384374 gene encoding mitochondrial dynamics protein MID51, with product MAGVNGDRKGKKDDNGMGTAVDFLLSNAKLVLGVGGAAMLGIATLAVKRMYDRAISAPTSPTKMEPSGKRSWEEPSWMGSSPRVLNHDMRSTVSRSLQTLPTSSNSFEPDCMRRAAGRGRSAAGETDLFRARMRLSLQEKLWEFYQERVAIPAEEQATARRAALDICAELRIFLHAKLPDMPLREMYLSGSLYDDLQVVTADHAQLMVPLTLEKNLWSSVPGEDTIMNVPGFWLIRRENLEYFPRGSSYWDRCMVGGYLSPKSVLEVFEKLVAGSINWPAIGSVLDYVIRPVVPSETLTLEVQYETDRLLFVDFLPLLVMDDGASLIAKPHRLAAERHENLWRQSFRVAETARLRALDQEDGGCRCACLKVTKAVCKLNPALARLSASQLTNTILLLSEKEGDWTQEALADRFLQLLRSLVGHLEAGRLPCALVPKVNLFCELTPVEVDELGYTLYCSLSDPEALLRTPQSD from the exons ATGGCGGGAGTGAACGGTGACCGTAAAGGAAAGAAGGATGACAACGGCATGGGCACGGCCGTTGACTTTTTGCTCTCTAATGCCAAGCTTGTGCTTGGGGTCGGAGGAGCTGCCATGCTTGGCATTGCAACACTAGCAGTCAAAAGA ATGTATGACCGTGCCATAAGTGCTCCGACCAGCCCTACTAAGATGGAACCATCAGGGAAAAGGAGTTGGGAAGAACCAAGCTGGATGGGCTCGTCACCACGGGTACTTAACCACGACATGAGGTCAACAGTGAGCAGGTCACTGCAGACTCTACCCACCTCCTCCAACTCCTTTGAACCAG ACTGCATGCGGAGGGCGGCGGGGCGGGGACGTAGCGCTGCAGGTGAGACCGACCTCTTCCGGGCCAGGATGCGCCTCTCCCTGCAGGAGAAACTGTGGGAGTTCTACCAGGAGCGTGTGGCCATCCCCGCTGAGGAGCAGGCCACAGCCCGCCGGGCTGCCCTGGACATCTGCGCAGAGCTGAGGATCTTCCTGCACGCCAAGCTGCCCGACATGCCTCTCCGAGAGATGTACCTCAGCGGCAGCCTCTACGACGACCTGCAG GTGGTGACAGCGGATCACGCTCAGCTCATGGTCCCTCTGACCTTGGAGAAGAACCTGTGGTCGTCAGTCCCCGGGGAGGACACCATCATGAACGTTCCGGGCTTCTGGCTGATTCGCAGGGAGAACCTGGAATACTTCccccgaggcagcagctactggGACCGCTGCATGGTAGGTGGCTACCTCTCCCCCAAGTCTGTCCTGGAGGTGTTCGAGAAGCTGGTGGCGGGCTCCATCAACTGGCCGGCCATCGGCAGTGTTCTGGACTACGTGATCCGGCCGGTGGTTCCTTCTGAGACGCTCACCCTGGAGGTCCAGTACGAGACAGACCGCCTTCTTTTCGTGGACTTCCTGCCTCTGCTGGTGATGGACGACGGTGCCTCGCTCATCGCCAAGCCACACAGGCTGGCTGCGGAGCGCCATGAAAACCTGTGGCGGCAGAGCTTCCGTGTGGCGGAGACTGCGCGCCTGCGGGCTCTGGACCAAGAGGACGGGGGCTGCCGCTGTGCCTGCCTCAAGGTGACTAAAGCCGTGTGCAAGCTCAACCCGGCCCTAGCGCGCCTGTCGGCCAGTCAGCTGACCAACACCATACTGCTATTGAGCGAGAAGGAGGGCGACTGGACCCAGGAGGCGCTGGCTGACCGCTTCCTGCAGTTGCTCCGCTCTCTAGTGGGACACCTAGAGGCTGGGAGGCTCCCCTGCGCCCTGGTCCCCAAAGTCAACCTGTTCTGTGAGCTGACGCCAGTGGAGGTGGATGAGCTAGGATATACCCTCTACTGTTCCCTCTCTGACCCAGAGGCACTCCTAAGGACTCCTCAGTCTGACTAA